ACCTGACTTTTTAGACAGCAATCTCAAAGAGAGAATCAATGAATTTCTTTTCCGCTAAAACATCATTTTGACTAACTCCTTCCACTTGTCTTTTATAAATCATTCGCATAATTTCTATGCCTCTGATTGTTCGCCAAGCAGTATGAAATGATTGATATTCTAGAGCTGCATTTGTAA
This genomic window from Coleofasciculaceae cyanobacterium contains:
- a CDS encoding DDE-type integrase/transposase/recombinase, encoding AYPPAVEELKSEQVLEEKSKIRQVKYLNNLVEQDHRGVKRITNAALEYQSFHTAWRTIRGIEIMRMIYKRQVEGVSQNDVLAEKKFIDSLFEIAV